One window from the genome of Salvelinus fontinalis isolate EN_2023a chromosome 3, ASM2944872v1, whole genome shotgun sequence encodes:
- the LOC129851172 gene encoding vacuolar fusion protein MON1 homolog B-like isoform X1, translating into MNPVTIGIMDVLFVCDVNMERDDNQEKGEMEEIKSCENPSSDCTLSTGSADLTPALPSENHTVPEPAGPVGGDNNTNVTLEEPKNPPPSDTMGEEGTQELEPAPDQELEPAPDQELEPAPDQVKDEETDECNKTEYQNSSGGQPETVPEEASSSAENVQYDSGEFVVTMLARGKLEEQGMGVKAGAPEAPPSHRDEDVMAESWRQHRKHVFVLSEAGKPIYSRYGSEEALSSTMGVMMALVSFVQSSDNMIRSVYSDGHMVVFMQKGPLVLVSVSSSRQSEQQLRAELLYVYYQIISMLTQASITRIFQHKKNYDLRRLLAGSEKILDGLLNLVDSDPSFLLAAVHCLPLTSSLRDSLSQILQKAITPNLVFSILIAKNQLLTIVQEKTVIEDTRLEPTDVHLLLNLIGASSAFQAGEIWTPICLPLFNPDCYFYAYISYLDPPECTVCLLLLSTDKEAFYAVAECKRRIEVAMLAQSSLRLIAKAHSYSVSQVGVSDLRHFMYKPFDVPDNHKQLTQFTSPEMEAPYSTEEERMRLLDLYRYMHGRIHSSSRPLKLIYHVAERETLLAWVTSKFELYTCFSPLVTKARAINAITKLLRWIKKEEDRLFIRYPPKYSTTPNPSKSSRKSDQQDSTDNGFASLL; encoded by the exons ATGAATCCCGTCACCATTGGGATTATGGATGTGCTGTT TGTTTGTGATGTCAACATGGAGAGAGATGACAATCAagaaaagggagagatggaggagataaAGAGTTGTGAGAATCCATCCTCTGACTGCACACTGTCAACTG GTTCTGCTGATCTCACTCCTGCTCTGCCCTCTGAAAATCACACAGTTCCTGAGCCTGCTGGGCCAGTGGGAGGAGACAACAACACCAATGTGACTTTAGAGGAGCCTAAGAATCCACCTCCATCAGATACTATGGGTGAGGAGGGGACCCAGGAACTAGAACCGGCCCCTGACCAGGAACTAGAACCGGCCCCTGACCAGGAACTAGAACCGGCCCCTGACCAGGTAAAAGACGAAGAGACTGATGAGTGCAATAAGACAGAATATCAGAACAGTTCAGGTGGTCAACCAGAGACTGTGCCAGAAGAGGCTTCATCTTCAGCTGAAAATGTGCAGTACGACTCAGGGGAGTTTGTGGTCACTATGTTGGCCAGAGGTAAACTGGAGGAACAAGGTATGGGAGTGAAGGCTGGCGCCCCAGAGGCCCCCCCATCCCACCGtgatgaagatgtgatggctgagagCTGGAGGCAGCACAGGAAGCATGTGTTTGTCCTGAGTGAGGCAGGGAAACCAATCTACTCCCGCTACGGCAGTGAAGAGGCCCTGTCGTCCACCATGGGAGTCATGATGGCActggtgtcctttgtccagagtaGTGACAACATGATCCGCTCTGTCTACTCAG ACGGGCACATGGTGGTGTTCATGCAGAAGGGTCCTTTGGTGCTGGTGTCTGTGTCAAGCAGCCGTCAGTCAGAGCAGCAGCTGCGTGCTGAGCTGCTGTACGTCTACTACCAGATCATCAGCATGCTCACTCAGGCCAGCATCACACGCATCTTCCAACACAAGAAGAACTATGACCTGCGGCGACTGCTGGCCGGCTCCGAGAAGATCCTGGATGGCCTCCTCAACCTGGTGGACTCGGACCCCAGCTTCCTGCTGGCAGCGGTGCACTGCCTGCCCCTGACATCCTCTCTCAGGGACTCCCTCAGCCAGATTCTACAGAAGGCCATCACCCCAAACCTGGTATTCTCTATCCTCATTGCCAAGAACCAGCTGCTCACGATTGTCCAGGAGAAGACGGTGATTGAGGACACCAGGCTGGAGCCTACTGACGTCCACCTGCTGCTCAACCTCATTGGGGCCTCCTCTGCCTTCCAGGCTGGAGAGATCTGGACTCCCATCTGCCTGCCTCTCTTTAACCCTGACTGTTACTTCTATGCCTACATCTCCTACCTGGACCCCCCAGAATGCACTGTGTGTCTGCTGCTGCTCTCCACAGATAAGGAGGCCTTTTATGCGGTGGCAGAGTGTAAGAGGAGGATAGAGGTGGCCATGCTGGCTCAGAGCTCCCTGAGGCTCATTGCCAAGGCCCACTCCTACAGCGTGAGCCAGGTGGGTGTCTCAGACCTCAGGCACTTCATGTACAAGCCCTTTGATGTCCCAGACAACCACAAGCAGCTCACCCAGTTCACCAG CCCAGAGATGGAGGCTCCCTACAGCACGGAGGAGGAAAGGATGCGGCTGCTGGACCTGTATCGTTACATGCACGGTCGCATCCACAGCTCCTCCCGGCCCCTCAAGCTCATCTACCACGTGGCAGAGAGGGAAACCCTGCTGGCCTGG GTCACAAGTAAATTTGAGTTGTACACTTGCTTCAGCCCCTTGGTGACTAAGGCCCGTGCCATTAACGCAATAACCAAGCTTCTACGTTGGATCAAGAAGGAGGAGGACCGTCTCTTTATTCGATACCCACCCAAGTATTCAACCACCCCCAACCCCAGCAAAAGCTCCCGCAAGTCTGACCAGCAGGATTCCACAGATAATGGCTTTGCGTCTCTACTATAG
- the LOC129851178 gene encoding T-cell leukemia translocation-altered gene protein homolog translates to MEEPWDFEFLSRIVDGFVSFLSEFVDDWLANDMRVSIFKILFSWLVVSLIAIHFAWKFYGNTVNDMYYRQGTGGKNGGTPDTAPHRSGWENAAGDNLKTHRE, encoded by the exons ATGGAAGAGCCCTGGGATTTCGAATTTTTATCCCGCATTGTGGACGGGTTTGTTTCGTTTCTTTCCGAATTTGTTGACGACTGGCTGGCTAATGATATGAGAGTGTCAATATTCAAGATATTGTTTAGTTGGCTCGTTGTCAGTCTCATTGCCATCCATTTCGCTTGGAAATTTTACGGAAACACTGTGAACGATATGTATTACCGACAAG GTACTGGTGGAAAGAATGGGGGCACACCTGACACTGCACCTCACAGGAGCGGATG GGAGAATGCGGCAGGAGACAACCTCAAGACACATCGTGAGTGA
- the LOC129851172 gene encoding vacuolar fusion protein MON1 homolog B-like isoform X2 encodes MERDDNQEKGEMEEIKSCENPSSDCTLSTGSADLTPALPSENHTVPEPAGPVGGDNNTNVTLEEPKNPPPSDTMGEEGTQELEPAPDQELEPAPDQELEPAPDQVKDEETDECNKTEYQNSSGGQPETVPEEASSSAENVQYDSGEFVVTMLARGKLEEQGMGVKAGAPEAPPSHRDEDVMAESWRQHRKHVFVLSEAGKPIYSRYGSEEALSSTMGVMMALVSFVQSSDNMIRSVYSDGHMVVFMQKGPLVLVSVSSSRQSEQQLRAELLYVYYQIISMLTQASITRIFQHKKNYDLRRLLAGSEKILDGLLNLVDSDPSFLLAAVHCLPLTSSLRDSLSQILQKAITPNLVFSILIAKNQLLTIVQEKTVIEDTRLEPTDVHLLLNLIGASSAFQAGEIWTPICLPLFNPDCYFYAYISYLDPPECTVCLLLLSTDKEAFYAVAECKRRIEVAMLAQSSLRLIAKAHSYSVSQVGVSDLRHFMYKPFDVPDNHKQLTQFTSPEMEAPYSTEEERMRLLDLYRYMHGRIHSSSRPLKLIYHVAERETLLAWVTSKFELYTCFSPLVTKARAINAITKLLRWIKKEEDRLFIRYPPKYSTTPNPSKSSRKSDQQDSTDNGFASLL; translated from the exons ATGGAGAGAGATGACAATCAagaaaagggagagatggaggagataaAGAGTTGTGAGAATCCATCCTCTGACTGCACACTGTCAACTG GTTCTGCTGATCTCACTCCTGCTCTGCCCTCTGAAAATCACACAGTTCCTGAGCCTGCTGGGCCAGTGGGAGGAGACAACAACACCAATGTGACTTTAGAGGAGCCTAAGAATCCACCTCCATCAGATACTATGGGTGAGGAGGGGACCCAGGAACTAGAACCGGCCCCTGACCAGGAACTAGAACCGGCCCCTGACCAGGAACTAGAACCGGCCCCTGACCAGGTAAAAGACGAAGAGACTGATGAGTGCAATAAGACAGAATATCAGAACAGTTCAGGTGGTCAACCAGAGACTGTGCCAGAAGAGGCTTCATCTTCAGCTGAAAATGTGCAGTACGACTCAGGGGAGTTTGTGGTCACTATGTTGGCCAGAGGTAAACTGGAGGAACAAGGTATGGGAGTGAAGGCTGGCGCCCCAGAGGCCCCCCCATCCCACCGtgatgaagatgtgatggctgagagCTGGAGGCAGCACAGGAAGCATGTGTTTGTCCTGAGTGAGGCAGGGAAACCAATCTACTCCCGCTACGGCAGTGAAGAGGCCCTGTCGTCCACCATGGGAGTCATGATGGCActggtgtcctttgtccagagtaGTGACAACATGATCCGCTCTGTCTACTCAG ACGGGCACATGGTGGTGTTCATGCAGAAGGGTCCTTTGGTGCTGGTGTCTGTGTCAAGCAGCCGTCAGTCAGAGCAGCAGCTGCGTGCTGAGCTGCTGTACGTCTACTACCAGATCATCAGCATGCTCACTCAGGCCAGCATCACACGCATCTTCCAACACAAGAAGAACTATGACCTGCGGCGACTGCTGGCCGGCTCCGAGAAGATCCTGGATGGCCTCCTCAACCTGGTGGACTCGGACCCCAGCTTCCTGCTGGCAGCGGTGCACTGCCTGCCCCTGACATCCTCTCTCAGGGACTCCCTCAGCCAGATTCTACAGAAGGCCATCACCCCAAACCTGGTATTCTCTATCCTCATTGCCAAGAACCAGCTGCTCACGATTGTCCAGGAGAAGACGGTGATTGAGGACACCAGGCTGGAGCCTACTGACGTCCACCTGCTGCTCAACCTCATTGGGGCCTCCTCTGCCTTCCAGGCTGGAGAGATCTGGACTCCCATCTGCCTGCCTCTCTTTAACCCTGACTGTTACTTCTATGCCTACATCTCCTACCTGGACCCCCCAGAATGCACTGTGTGTCTGCTGCTGCTCTCCACAGATAAGGAGGCCTTTTATGCGGTGGCAGAGTGTAAGAGGAGGATAGAGGTGGCCATGCTGGCTCAGAGCTCCCTGAGGCTCATTGCCAAGGCCCACTCCTACAGCGTGAGCCAGGTGGGTGTCTCAGACCTCAGGCACTTCATGTACAAGCCCTTTGATGTCCCAGACAACCACAAGCAGCTCACCCAGTTCACCAG CCCAGAGATGGAGGCTCCCTACAGCACGGAGGAGGAAAGGATGCGGCTGCTGGACCTGTATCGTTACATGCACGGTCGCATCCACAGCTCCTCCCGGCCCCTCAAGCTCATCTACCACGTGGCAGAGAGGGAAACCCTGCTGGCCTGG GTCACAAGTAAATTTGAGTTGTACACTTGCTTCAGCCCCTTGGTGACTAAGGCCCGTGCCATTAACGCAATAACCAAGCTTCTACGTTGGATCAAGAAGGAGGAGGACCGTCTCTTTATTCGATACCCACCCAAGTATTCAACCACCCCCAACCCCAGCAAAAGCTCCCGCAAGTCTGACCAGCAGGATTCCACAGATAATGGCTTTGCGTCTCTACTATAG